A genomic segment from Arcobacter sp. CECT 8986 encodes:
- a CDS encoding AAA family ATPase, protein MKNKLHFMCGKMASGKSTLSKKLANEHNAILLSEDELLKKLYPNEINTIQDYAKYSTLLKEALTEHIIELLIKGNNVVLDFPANTISQREWFKKIFEKADIEHTLYYVSRSDEVCKKQLKERNKNLSKDEPLIDEATFDAITKYFQEPKADENFNIKVY, encoded by the coding sequence ATGAAAAATAAATTACATTTTATGTGTGGAAAAATGGCATCAGGTAAATCAACACTTTCAAAAAAATTAGCAAATGAACATAATGCAATTTTACTAAGTGAAGATGAACTTTTAAAGAAGTTATATCCAAATGAAATAAATACTATTCAAGATTATGCTAAATATTCTACTTTATTAAAAGAAGCATTAACAGAACATATAATTGAGCTTTTAATAAAAGGAAATAATGTTGTATTAGATTTTCCTGCAAATACTATTTCACAAAGAGAGTGGTTTAAAAAAATCTTTGAAAAAGCTGATATAGAACATACTTTATATTATGTAAGTAGAAGTGATGAAGTATGCAAAAAACAACTAAAAGAAAGAAATAAAAATCTATCAAAAGATGAACCTTTGATAGATGAAGCAACTTTTGATGCAATTACTAAATATTTTCAAGAGCCAAAAGCAGATGAAAATTTTAATATAAAAGTGTATTAA
- a CDS encoding carboxymuconolactone decarboxylase family protein — translation MPLIKTYEKDEATGELQEIYEEIIKLRGEVGNNAKLFSSSPELLKQQLEFIKYYANHETLSMTLLASIRVCVSNHERCSFCIDFNSALLMNKAKWTSEDIATLKNETYSKKLKKEENTLLKFVIDSVKNPHNVDEDTINELKAQSWSDKDILDALNHGARMYATDILFNSFKIEDYEG, via the coding sequence ATGCCACTAATTAAAACATATGAAAAAGATGAAGCAACAGGTGAGTTACAAGAAATATATGAAGAAATAATAAAACTAAGAGGTGAAGTAGGAAACAATGCCAAACTTTTTAGTTCAAGTCCTGAGTTACTAAAACAACAACTTGAATTTATCAAATACTACGCAAACCATGAGACTTTATCTATGACTTTACTTGCTAGTATAAGAGTATGTGTATCTAACCACGAAAGATGTAGCTTTTGTATTGATTTTAATTCAGCACTTCTTATGAATAAAGCAAAATGGACTAGTGAAGATATAGCCACTTTAAAAAATGAGACATACAGTAAAAAACTAAAAAAAGAGGAAAATACTCTTTTAAAATTTGTGATTGATTCTGTTAAAAATCCACACAACGTAGATGAAGACACAATAAATGAACTAAAAGCACAAAGCTGGAGTGACAAAGATATATTAGATGCACTAAATCACGGTGCAAGAATGTATGCAACTGATATACTTTTTAATAGTTTTAAAATAGAAGATTATGAAGGATAA
- a CDS encoding TetR/AcrR family transcriptional regulator, with amino-acid sequence MERNTRDNLINSAFEEIFTNGYQGASLTTILKNAKVHKGSMYHFFANKKELALVSIKEKIYEKFAIRYNTILQLDSNYLEAFVASLKDITQRDFNLGCPIASVIQEMSNLDEDFKALMQQIYQSFRKNIKDILDKAIEKKEMKECDTSKLALYIVSILEGAILSAKASGDVQDYVEVIEMLSTFILSYRL; translated from the coding sequence ATGGAAAGAAATACAAGAGATAATTTAATAAACTCAGCCTTTGAAGAGATATTTACAAATGGCTATCAAGGTGCTTCTTTAACTACTATTTTAAAAAATGCAAAAGTACATAAAGGCTCTATGTATCACTTCTTTGCAAATAAAAAAGAGTTAGCACTTGTTTCAATAAAAGAAAAAATCTATGAAAAGTTTGCTATAAGATACAATACAATTTTGCAATTAGATTCAAACTATTTAGAAGCTTTTGTTGCAAGCTTAAAAGATATAACGCAAAGGGATTTTAACTTAGGTTGTCCTATTGCTAGCGTGATTCAAGAGATGTCAAATCTTGATGAGGATTTTAAAGCATTGATGCAACAAATATATCAAAGTTTTAGAAAAAATATAAAAGATATTTTAGATAAAGCAATAGAAAAAAAAGAGATGAAAGAGTGCGATACATCAAAACTAGCACTTTATATTGTATCTATATTGGAAGGTGCAATACTTTCAGCAAAAGCAAGTGGTGATGTACAAGATTATGTAGAAGTTATCGAAATGCTTTCTACTTTTATTTTATCATATCGTTTATAA
- a CDS encoding GyrI-like domain-containing protein codes for MKVKYLEKFYVAGLTVRTNNKIELDEQEAKIPDLCQRYLDEDIERKTFNKSKSMAMYGVYNKYENDVNSDYDYTIGVEVTKPKNAITIPKDKYLVFSKQGEIPEVVMDAWHDVWDYFASSECKYERAFNFDFEKYEKEDEIEIYISIK; via the coding sequence TTGAAAGTAAAATATTTAGAAAAATTTTACGTTGCAGGTCTTACAGTAAGAACAAATAACAAAATAGAGTTAGATGAGCAAGAAGCAAAAATCCCAGATTTATGCCAAAGATATTTAGATGAAGATATTGAAAGAAAAACTTTCAATAAATCAAAAAGTATGGCAATGTATGGAGTTTATAATAAGTATGAAAATGATGTAAATTCAGATTATGATTATACTATTGGTGTTGAGGTTACTAAACCTAAAAATGCAATAACAATACCAAAAGATAAATATTTGGTATTTTCAAAGCAAGGTGAAATTCCTGAAGTTGTTATGGATGCTTGGCATGATGTTTGGGACTATTTTGCTTCAAGTGAATGTAAATATGAAAGAGCTTTTAATTTTGACTTTGAAAAGTATGAAAAAGAAGATGAAATAGAAATATATATTTCTATAAAATAA
- a CDS encoding aspartate/glutamate racemase family protein gives MKTIGLLGGMSWESTALYYKKINEEIKEQLGGLHSAKVVLYSVDFEEIEKLQHQGKWDETAKILSDAAKNLQNASADFIVICTNTMHKVAPIIQENINIPILHIANATGKKLQEEGIKKVGLLGTAFTMKQEFYKDTISNNFDIEVIVPNEEDINIIHKIIYEELCLGIIKEESKKQYLKIIKTLHNQGAQGIILGCTEIGMLINQNDTDIKLFDTTYIHAIEAVNEALK, from the coding sequence ATGAAAACTATTGGACTACTTGGTGGTATGAGTTGGGAAAGCACTGCTTTATATTATAAAAAAATAAACGAAGAGATAAAAGAGCAATTAGGTGGCTTACATAGTGCGAAAGTAGTCCTTTATAGTGTAGATTTTGAAGAGATAGAAAAACTTCAACATCAAGGAAAATGGGATGAAACAGCAAAGATATTATCAGATGCTGCTAAAAACTTACAAAATGCAAGCGCTGATTTTATAGTTATTTGTACAAATACAATGCATAAAGTAGCACCAATTATTCAAGAAAATATAAATATTCCTATCCTTCATATTGCAAATGCAACTGGAAAAAAACTTCAAGAAGAAGGTATTAAAAAAGTAGGGCTATTAGGTACTGCTTTTACTATGAAACAAGAGTTTTATAAAGATACTATTTCAAATAATTTTGATATTGAAGTAATTGTTCCAAATGAAGAAGATATAAATATCATACATAAGATTATATATGAAGAGTTATGTCTTGGTATTATAAAAGAAGAGTCTAAAAAACAGTATTTAAAAATAATAAAAACACTTCATAATCAAGGTGCACAAGGTATTATATTAGGTTGTACTGAAATTGGTATGCTAATAAATCAAAATGACACAGATATCAAGCTTTTTGATACTACATATATTCATGCTATTGAGGCTGTAAATGAGGCTTTAAAATAG
- a CDS encoding YnfA family protein, which produces MIKEFFIYFLAAFFEIFGCYSFWMVFKLNKSSFWIFIGTISLICFAFLLTKVNLDFAGRAYAIYGGIYIISSLFWLYFVEKQSFTKYDIIGAFIIFIGICTILLGNQRLLNS; this is translated from the coding sequence TTGATAAAAGAGTTTTTTATATATTTTTTAGCTGCATTTTTTGAAATATTTGGATGTTATAGTTTTTGGATGGTATTTAAACTTAATAAATCATCTTTTTGGATTTTTATAGGAACTATTTCACTTATTTGTTTTGCTTTTTTACTTACTAAAGTCAACTTAGATTTTGCAGGTAGAGCTTATGCTATTTATGGTGGAATTTATATTATTTCTTCTTTATTTTGGCTATATTTTGTAGAGAAGCAAAGCTTTACAAAATATGATATTATTGGAGCTTTTATAATATTTATAGGTATATGTACTATATTACTTGGTAATCAGAGACTTTTAAATAGTTAA
- a CDS encoding lactate/malate family dehydrogenase, with product MHTNKLVVVGAGHVGSYVLADAMKVGLFAKIGVIDILDNVAYGEAVDQAQATAMTYMNNIDVTSGGYEQCSDADVIIVAAGPSVIPDKNDTNSQPDRASLTKINCEVIREVMTGITKYTKDAIIILITNPLDTMVYIAENEFDYPKGRVFGTGTMLDSARLRKVIADMYNIDPKSVTGYMMGEHGKTAFPVLSNLNVAGVKFEDLENYFDTKDAISHPENIQKEIISAAYKVMNGKGWTNAGVAQAAVTMAQAVLLDERSVYPASTTLRGQYNHDGDVALSMPCIIGREGIIKQIPVKLNEWETKKLEESIDYIKLAMKDAKTGLEYLK from the coding sequence ATGCACACAAATAAATTAGTTGTAGTAGGTGCAGGACATGTTGGTTCTTATGTTTTAGCAGATGCCATGAAAGTAGGGTTATTTGCAAAGATTGGAGTGATTGATATTTTAGATAATGTTGCTTATGGTGAAGCAGTTGACCAAGCACAAGCAACAGCAATGACATATATGAATAATATTGATGTTACAAGTGGTGGATATGAGCAATGTAGTGATGCTGATGTAATTATTGTTGCAGCTGGTCCTAGTGTAATTCCTGATAAAAATGATACAAATTCACAACCAGATAGAGCATCTTTGACAAAAATAAATTGTGAAGTAATTAGAGAAGTTATGACAGGTATTACAAAATATACAAAAGATGCAATTATTATTCTTATTACAAATCCTTTAGATACTATGGTTTATATAGCTGAAAATGAGTTTGATTATCCAAAAGGTAGAGTTTTTGGAACTGGAACTATGCTTGATTCTGCAAGATTAAGAAAAGTAATTGCAGATATGTATAATATAGACCCAAAATCAGTGACTGGATATATGATGGGTGAACATGGTAAAACTGCTTTTCCTGTATTAAGTAATCTTAATGTTGCTGGTGTTAAGTTTGAAGACTTAGAAAATTACTTTGATACAAAAGATGCAATTTCTCATCCTGAAAATATTCAAAAAGAGATAATAAGTGCAGCATATAAAGTAATGAATGGAAAAGGTTGGACAAATGCAGGAGTTGCACAAGCTGCTGTTACTATGGCTCAAGCTGTATTATTAGATGAGAGAAGTGTTTATCCTGCTTCTACTACATTAAGAGGTCAATATAATCACGATGGTGATGTTGCTTTAAGTATGCCTTGTATCATTGGAAGAGAAGGTATAATAAAACAAATACCAGTAAAATTAAATGAGTGGGAAACTAAGAAGTTAGAAGAGTCAATTGATTATATAAAACTTGCAATGAAAGATGCAAAAACTGGTCTAGAGTATTTAAAATAA
- the pdxR gene encoding MocR-like pyridoxine biosynthesis transcription factor PdxR — protein MYDIDINSKTPIYVQLYEQIKKDIQSNLKAGEKLPSIRKMTLEYKISKNTVQSAYNQLYAEGYIQSIPQSGYFVSKDLYETIQNNQNQEIINQKEENSIKYDFYPACLSNDLFPKKIWLRLYNKVLKSDLNMGVYHDIQGDILLREKIAKYLIQSRRVNCSANNIVITSGFSDSLHLITQLLKNFITKVAFETPSYKVAKKVFLQHDFKLEEIKVNKDGIDIKALNNSSSNLLYITPSHQYYFGVTTPIAKRVEIINWAKTNNCYIIEDDYDSELSYNNRPVPAMQSINNNQQVIYTGTFSKSFSPSIRVAYLVLPKEILKLYKKEFDYFYSSVPIDTQKTLALFIKEGYWDRHLRKVRTINKRKHDIMKDFFYSKMIDEIDILRQGSGLNFLIKPKIDIDLNQLVKKASKKNIKLYLRSLDENTDVLSMGFGGFEEEDLKEALNSFYTLWKKQER, from the coding sequence ATGTATGATATTGATATTAATTCAAAAACTCCTATTTATGTGCAACTTTATGAGCAAATAAAAAAAGATATACAATCAAATCTAAAAGCAGGAGAAAAACTTCCTTCTATTAGAAAGATGACATTAGAGTATAAGATAAGTAAAAATACTGTTCAAAGTGCATACAATCAACTATATGCAGAAGGATATATTCAAAGTATTCCTCAAAGTGGATATTTTGTTTCAAAAGATTTATATGAAACAATTCAAAATAATCAAAACCAAGAGATTATAAATCAAAAAGAAGAAAATAGTATAAAATATGATTTTTACCCAGCCTGTCTTAGTAATGATTTATTTCCTAAAAAAATATGGCTTAGACTTTATAACAAAGTCTTGAAAAGTGATTTAAATATGGGAGTATATCATGATATTCAAGGTGATATTCTTTTAAGAGAAAAGATTGCTAAATATCTAATACAATCAAGAAGAGTAAATTGTAGTGCTAATAATATAGTTATTACAAGTGGTTTTTCTGACTCTCTTCATCTAATAACACAATTACTAAAAAACTTTATTACAAAAGTTGCTTTTGAAACACCCAGTTATAAAGTTGCTAAAAAAGTTTTTTTACAACATGACTTTAAACTAGAAGAGATAAAAGTAAATAAAGATGGAATAGATATAAAAGCTTTAAATAATTCATCTTCAAATTTACTTTATATTACTCCTTCACATCAATACTATTTTGGTGTGACAACTCCTATTGCAAAAAGAGTAGAGATAATCAACTGGGCAAAAACAAATAATTGCTATATTATAGAAGATGATTATGACAGTGAACTTAGTTACAATAATAGACCTGTTCCTGCTATGCAAAGTATAAACAATAACCAACAAGTAATTTATACTGGGACATTTTCTAAATCTTTTTCTCCTTCTATTAGAGTTGCTTATCTTGTCTTACCAAAAGAGATTTTGAAACTTTACAAAAAAGAGTTTGATTATTTTTATTCAAGTGTTCCTATTGATACACAAAAGACATTAGCACTGTTTATTAAAGAGGGTTATTGGGATAGACACTTAAGAAAAGTAAGGACTATAAATAAAAGAAAACACGATATTATGAAAGATTTCTTTTACTCAAAAATGATAGATGAAATAGATATTTTAAGACAAGGAAGTGGACTAAACTTTTTAATAAAGCCTAAAATTGATATTGATTTAAATCAGTTAGTAAAAAAAGCCTCAAAAAAGAATATCAAACTTTATTTAAGGTCTTTAGATGAAAATACAGATGTATTATCTATGGGATTTGGAGGATTTGAAGAGGAGGATTTAAAAGAAGCTTTAAACTCTTTTTATACTCTATGGAAAAAGCAAGAAAGATAG
- a CDS encoding pyridoxamine 5'-phosphate oxidase family protein, which yields MKQNVQIKNRKIIDEILQSAEYGTLALCKDNIPYSIPMNYTYFDNSLYFHGSKTGRKIDIMKENLFASFSVVEPYSVIQSYFSSNDNLACPATHFFRSVICDGQIEFVNDYDEKVSALESLMQKLQPEGKYTPLTDEVYKKRVDATNLFKINIKNIEGKLKLGQNLPQKRYEMILDFLEKRGYDLDKKTILQMKENR from the coding sequence TTGAAACAGAATGTACAAATAAAAAATAGAAAAATAATAGATGAAATTTTACAAAGTGCAGAGTATGGAACATTGGCTTTATGTAAAGATAATATTCCATATAGTATTCCTATGAATTATACATATTTTGATAATAGTTTATACTTTCATGGTTCAAAAACTGGAAGAAAAATAGATATAATGAAAGAGAATTTATTTGCTTCTTTTAGTGTAGTTGAACCTTATTCTGTGATTCAATCATATTTTAGTAGTAATGATAATTTAGCTTGTCCTGCTACTCATTTTTTTAGGTCAGTTATTTGTGATGGGCAAATAGAGTTTGTAAATGATTATGATGAAAAAGTAAGTGCTTTAGAATCATTGATGCAAAAACTCCAACCAGAAGGTAAATATACTCCTTTAACTGATGAGGTATATAAAAAAAGAGTGGATGCTACAAATTTATTTAAAATAAATATTAAAAATATAGAGGGAAAATTAAAACTAGGACAAAATTTACCCCAAAAAAGATATGAGATGATTTTAGATTTTCTTGAAAAAAGAGGGTATGATTTGGATAAAAAAACAATTTTGCAAATGAAGGAGAATAGATGA